One part of the Nitrospirota bacterium genome encodes these proteins:
- a CDS encoding cbb3-type cytochrome c oxidase subunit I — protein sequence MEYKYESQRVAYPFFIAAMLLFAGQIIFGLIIGSQYIWPDLLFPAIPFNIARMIHINLLVVWLIFGFMGSAYYLLPEEVEGEVYSVKLALLHFWLFLIGGVVAIVGYLFRWHDGREFLEQPFIIKAAIVIVVLMFIFNMIMTMIKGRKRTSVSIILLTGFLGLAVFYLFAFFKPDNMVVDKYYWWFVVHLWVEGVWELIMAALLSFLLIKLTGIDREVAEKWLYLIVGLTFLTGIIGTGHHYYWIGTPAFWQTWGAWFSIFEVLPFAAMVAFTFKMVGKRTRNHPNRAAILWTAGTAIVSLLGAGVWGFMHTLPQINYFTHGTQITASHGHLAFFGAYAMIVLAMSSYAMPNIRKSRPSHQKAEILAFWLMVSSMMFIALSLTGAGIVQVYLQRIMAMPFMETQSHMGIFYGLRLFFGCTFAIGLVIYLYDFFFPGKAASRGIAA from the coding sequence ATGGAATACAAATATGAATCACAGCGCGTAGCATATCCGTTTTTTATTGCCGCTATGCTGCTTTTTGCCGGACAGATAATCTTTGGTCTTATAATCGGGTCACAGTACATATGGCCTGACCTGCTTTTTCCGGCTATTCCCTTTAATATAGCCCGAATGATTCACATCAATCTTCTGGTAGTCTGGCTTATTTTCGGTTTTATGGGATCGGCGTATTATCTTCTCCCTGAAGAGGTTGAAGGTGAGGTATATAGTGTCAAGCTTGCCCTTCTGCATTTCTGGCTCTTTCTTATAGGCGGGGTAGTTGCCATAGTAGGTTATCTCTTCCGGTGGCATGACGGCAGGGAGTTTCTCGAACAGCCATTCATTATAAAGGCCGCCATCGTCATTGTTGTGCTGATGTTTATCTTCAACATGATAATGACAATGATTAAGGGGAGAAAGAGGACGAGCGTTTCAATCATACTTCTAACAGGCTTTCTTGGCCTCGCTGTTTTCTATCTCTTTGCATTCTTCAAACCTGATAACATGGTGGTAGACAAGTATTACTGGTGGTTTGTAGTACATCTTTGGGTTGAAGGAGTGTGGGAGCTTATTATGGCTGCGCTTCTCTCTTTTCTTCTTATCAAGCTTACCGGAATTGATCGCGAAGTTGCGGAGAAGTGGCTCTACCTGATAGTCGGTCTTACCTTCCTAACAGGTATAATCGGCACCGGACATCACTACTACTGGATAGGTACACCAGCCTTCTGGCAGACATGGGGCGCATGGTTCTCAATATTTGAGGTGCTTCCGTTTGCCGCGATGGTGGCCTTCACTTTTAAGATGGTCGGCAAGAGGACACGTAATCACCCAAATCGTGCGGCAATTCTATGGACAGCCGGAACGGCGATAGTTTCTTTGCTGGGGGCAGGGGTATGGGGTTTCATGCACACGCTTCCTCAGATAAACTACTTTACCCACGGTACACAGATAACAGCGAGTCACGGACACCTTGCCTTTTTCGGGGCTTATGCAATGATAGTCCTGGCTATGTCATCGTATGCCATGCCTAACATAAGAAAGAGCAGGCCATCTCATCAAAAGGCCGAGATACTTGCCTTTTGGTTAATGGTAAGTTCCATGATGTTTATAGCCCTATCGCTCACGGGCGCTGGTATTGTTCAGGTATACCTGCAGCGCATAATGGCTATGCCATTTATGGAGACACAGAGTCATATGGGTATCTTCTACGGCCTCAGGTTATTCTTCGGCTGCACATTTGCGATCGGGCTTGTCATTTATCTCTATGACTTCTTCTTCCCGGGCAAGGCCGCAAGCCGCGGGATTGCGGCATAA
- a CDS encoding cytochrome c, whose protein sequence is MTKASARNMFIGSTLVVSAILLVLTIMSHQSYPERTHPENITEGVAWGKKVWERHACIDCHTLLGEGAYYAPELGNVIARRGEPYVRTVLTVASTAGWGSTRKMPQFDLSEKDIDSLVEFFKWMGNIDTNNWPPNKEG, encoded by the coding sequence ATGACAAAAGCTTCGGCACGTAACATGTTTATTGGATCAACTTTAGTTGTTTCTGCGATACTGCTGGTACTTACCATAATGTCGCACCAATCATACCCGGAAAGGACTCACCCTGAGAATATTACCGAGGGTGTTGCATGGGGTAAGAAGGTATGGGAGAGGCACGCATGCATAGACTGTCACACACTTTTAGGTGAAGGAGCATACTATGCCCCTGAACTTGGAAACGTCATTGCAAGACGAGGTGAGCCTTATGTGCGCACAGTGCTGACAGTTGCATCAACTGCGGGCTGGGGCAGTACCAGAAAAATGCCGCAGTTCGACCTTTCAGAGAAAGACATAGATTCACTGGTTGAGTTCTTTAAATGGATGGGAAATATCGACACCAATAACTGGCCGCCCAACAAAGAGGGTTAA